The following coding sequences lie in one Bos indicus isolate NIAB-ARS_2022 breed Sahiwal x Tharparkar chromosome 12, NIAB-ARS_B.indTharparkar_mat_pri_1.0, whole genome shotgun sequence genomic window:
- the WBP4 gene encoding WW domain-binding protein 4 isoform X1: MADYWKSQPKKFCDYCKCWIADNRPSIEFHERGKNHKENVAKRISEIKQKSLEKAKEEEKASKEFAAMEAAALKAYQEDLKRLGLESEISEPSVSPVTSTVPPTSASNQQKEKKKKKKDPSKGRWVEGITSEGHHYYYDLITGASQWEKPEGFQGNLKKATGKTVWIEGLSEDGYTYYYNTETGESRWEKPDDFIPHSGDLPSSKVNEKSLGTLEESKSSDSHGESDGEQEAGKEKKKEEIPTETQKLIIKFKEKNKNSNKRTEPETQKEKNTQGKNSSGPSEEKPKEKNTQGKSSSGSNEEKPKAHKKPNPYGEWQEIKPEVESHEEVDLELPSAENEYVSTSEADAAGEPQLVFKEKTVTSLGVVADGVAPVFKKRRIENGKSRNLRQRGDDQ; encoded by the exons AT ggcaGACTACTGGAAGTCACAACCAAAGAAATTCTGTGATTACTGCAAGTGTTGGATCGCGGACAATAGGCCT AGCATTGAATTTCATGAAAGAGGAAAGAATCACAAAGAAAATGTGGCGAAGAGGATCAGTGAG ATTaaacagaaaagcctggaaaaggcaaaggaagaagaaaaggcatCAAAGGAGTTTGCTGCAATGGAGGCAGCTGCCCTGAAAGCATACCAGGAGGATTTGAAAAGGCTTGGCTTAGAGTCAG AGATCTCAGAGCCAAGCGTGTCACCAGTAACCAGCACGGTCCCACCCACCTCTGCATCAAatcagcagaaagaaaagaagaaaaagaaaaaagaccctTCAAAGGGCAGATGGGTAGAAGGCATAACCTCGGAGGGTCACCATTACTATTATGATCTTATCACAGGAG CATCTCAGTGGGAGAAACCTGAAGGATTTCAAGGAAACTTAAAAAAG GCAACAGGGAAGACTGTGTGGATAGAAGGGTTAAGTGAAGATGGCTATACCTATTATTATAATACAGAAACAGGGG AATCCAGATGGGAAAAACCTGATGATTTCATTCCACACTCCGGTGATCTGCCTTCTAGTAAAGTCAATGAAAAGTCACTTGGCACCTTAGAAGAGTCCAAATCATCAGATTCACATGGTGAGTCTGATGGCgaacaggaggcaggaaaggagaagaaaaaagaagagatccCAACAGAAACACAGAAGCTAATAATAAAGTTTAAG gaaaaaaataaaaatagtaataaaagaaCTGAAccagaaacacagaaagaaaaaaatacccaagGGAAGAATTCATCAGGTCCAAGTGAagaaaaacccaaagaaaaaaatacccaagGGAAGAGTTCATCAGGTTCAAATGAAGAAAAACCCAAAGCTCATAAAAAGCCAAACCCATATGGAGAATGGCAGGAAATTAAACCAGAAGTTGAGTCCCA TGAGGAGGTAGATTTGGAGCTTCCAAGCGCTGAAAATGAATATGTATCAACTTCAGAGGCTGATGCTGCTGGGGAACCCCAActggtttttaaagaaaaaacagtcaCTTCTCTTGGAGTCGTGGCAGATGGAGTGGCCCCAGTCTTCAAAAAGAGAAGAATTGAAAATGGAAAGTCTAGAAATTTAAGGCAACGAGGTGATGATCAATAA
- the WBP4 gene encoding WW domain-binding protein 4 isoform X2: MEAAALKAYQEDLKRLGLESEISEPSVSPVTSTVPPTSASNQQKEKKKKKKDPSKGRWVEGITSEGHHYYYDLITGASQWEKPEGFQGNLKKATGKTVWIEGLSEDGYTYYYNTETGESRWEKPDDFIPHSGDLPSSKVNEKSLGTLEESKSSDSHGESDGEQEAGKEKKKEEIPTETQKLIIKFKEKNKNSNKRTEPETQKEKNTQGKNSSGPSEEKPKEKNTQGKSSSGSNEEKPKAHKKPNPYGEWQEIKPEVESHEEVDLELPSAENEYVSTSEADAAGEPQLVFKEKTVTSLGVVADGVAPVFKKRRIENGKSRNLRQRGDDQ; this comes from the exons ATGGAGGCAGCTGCCCTGAAAGCATACCAGGAGGATTTGAAAAGGCTTGGCTTAGAGTCAG AGATCTCAGAGCCAAGCGTGTCACCAGTAACCAGCACGGTCCCACCCACCTCTGCATCAAatcagcagaaagaaaagaagaaaaagaaaaaagaccctTCAAAGGGCAGATGGGTAGAAGGCATAACCTCGGAGGGTCACCATTACTATTATGATCTTATCACAGGAG CATCTCAGTGGGAGAAACCTGAAGGATTTCAAGGAAACTTAAAAAAG GCAACAGGGAAGACTGTGTGGATAGAAGGGTTAAGTGAAGATGGCTATACCTATTATTATAATACAGAAACAGGGG AATCCAGATGGGAAAAACCTGATGATTTCATTCCACACTCCGGTGATCTGCCTTCTAGTAAAGTCAATGAAAAGTCACTTGGCACCTTAGAAGAGTCCAAATCATCAGATTCACATGGTGAGTCTGATGGCgaacaggaggcaggaaaggagaagaaaaaagaagagatccCAACAGAAACACAGAAGCTAATAATAAAGTTTAAG gaaaaaaataaaaatagtaataaaagaaCTGAAccagaaacacagaaagaaaaaaatacccaagGGAAGAATTCATCAGGTCCAAGTGAagaaaaacccaaagaaaaaaatacccaagGGAAGAGTTCATCAGGTTCAAATGAAGAAAAACCCAAAGCTCATAAAAAGCCAAACCCATATGGAGAATGGCAGGAAATTAAACCAGAAGTTGAGTCCCA TGAGGAGGTAGATTTGGAGCTTCCAAGCGCTGAAAATGAATATGTATCAACTTCAGAGGCTGATGCTGCTGGGGAACCCCAActggtttttaaagaaaaaacagtcaCTTCTCTTGGAGTCGTGGCAGATGGAGTGGCCCCAGTCTTCAAAAAGAGAAGAATTGAAAATGGAAAGTCTAGAAATTTAAGGCAACGAGGTGATGATCAATAA